The following are encoded together in the Astyanax mexicanus isolate ESR-SI-001 chromosome 8, AstMex3_surface, whole genome shotgun sequence genome:
- the LOC125803782 gene encoding E3 ubiquitin-protein ligase TRIM39-like: MASSSSLLSEDQLQCSICLDVFTDPVSTACGHNFCMVCLRKCWNSSSHCQCPVCKEEFSKRPELRVNTFISGLAPEFKKSVQEKSSRAPEKCTSKSKKVLCVYCSEEKLEAVKSCLDCGVSFCDSHLMPHKTTPKYKKHKLMDPVENLEDYICQKHERPLELFCRDDQTCVCQFCTEGDHRTHSTVPIEEESGEKKIQLEKTQTEVQQMIQERLKKIKQIKHSVELNKKIREKEEADSVEIFRALVRCIERSQAELLEVMEEKQKAAERQAEELIKELEQEITELKRRDTELEQISHTEDHLHLLQIYPSLCRPPHTKNWTDVSVNTPLSVESLRRALSQLQKHLTQEMEKIGKSELKRIQQYAVDVTLNPDTANPDLILSDDGKQVKHGDKRHKLADNPERFDPCVCVLGKEGFSSGRFYYEVQVSEKTDWYLGVTRESSNRKGRITLSPEDGYWTVRLRNKTEYKALESPSVLLWLKQAPQKVGVFVDYEEGLVSFYDVEVRSHIYSFTAQSFTKKLYPFFNPRLNDEGKNSAPLIITPVQHK, translated from the exons ATGGCTTCCTCCAGCagtctcctgtctgaagatcagctccagtgctctatctgtctggatgtgttcactgatccagtctctactgcatgtggacacaacttctgcaTGGTCTGTCTCAGAAAGTGCTGGAACAGCAGCTCACACTGCCAGTGTCCAGTCTGTAAAGAAGAATTCTCCAAAAGGCCTGAGCTCCGTGTGAACACCTTCATCTCTGGACTGGCTCCTGAGTTTAAGAAGTCAGTTCAGGAGAAGTCCAGCAGAGCTCCAGAGAAATGTACCTCCAAATCTAAGAAGGTGCTGTGTGTCTATTGTAGTGAGGAGAAGCTGGAGGCTGTAAAGTCCTGTCTGGACTGTGGCGTCTCTTTCTGTGACTCTCATCTGATGCCTCATAAAACTACACCCAAATATAAGAAACACAAGCTGATGGATCCTGTGGAGAACCTGGAGGACTACATCTGCCAGAAACATGAGAGACCCctggagctgttctgtagagacgaccagacgtgtgtgtgtcagttctgCACTGAGGGAGACCACCGGACTCACAGCACTGTTCCTATAGAGGAGGAGAGTGGAGAGAAGAAG ATTCAGCTGGAGAAGACACAGACAGAAGTTCAGCAGATGATCCAGGAGAGACTGAAGAAGATCAAGCAGATCAAACACTCTGTAGAACTCAATAAA Aaaatcagagagaaggaggaagcagacagtgtggagatcttcagggctctggtgcgctgcattgagagaagccaggctgagctgctggaggtgatggaggagaagcagaaagcagcagagaggcaggctgaagagctgattaaagagctggagcaggaaatcactgagctaaagaggagagacactgagctggagcagatctcccacactgaggaccacctccacctcctacag ATTTACCCGTCCCTCTGCAGACCCCCACACACCAAGAACTGGACTGACGTCAGTGTTAACACTCCTCTGAGTGTGGagagtctgaggagagctctgtctcAGCTTCAGAAACATCTCACACAGGAGATGGAGAAGATTGGTAAGAGTG aactgaagagaattcaGCAGTATGCAG tggACGTGACTCTGAATCCTGATACAGCAAATCCTGATCTCATCCTGTCTGATGATGGAAAACAGGTTAAACATGGAGACAAGCGACATAAACTCGCTGATAACCCAGAGAGATTTGATCCTTGTGTCTGTGTTCTGGGAAAGGAGGGTTTCTCCTCAGGGAGATTTTACTATGAGGTTCAGGTCAGTGAGAAGACTGATTGGTATTTAGGAGTGACCAGAGAGTCCAGCAACAGGAAGGGAAGGATTACACTGAGTCCTGAGGATGGATACTGGACTGTGCGGTTGAGGAATAAAActgaatataaagctctggaatcTCCTTCTGTCCTCCTCTGGTTGAAACAGGCTCCccagaaggtgggggtgtttgtggattatgaggagggtctggtctCCTTCTATGATGTTGAGGTCAGATCTCATATCTACTCTTTCACTGCTCAGTCTTTCACTAAGAAACTCTATCCATTCTTCAACCCCAGGCTTAATGATGAAGGTAAaaattcagctccactgatcatcactCCTGTTCAACATAAATGa